In Phycisphaerales bacterium, the sequence GAAAACTCCAATCCTGCCCACGAAGATCGTTTTCCTCGCGAGGAACACTGTTTTCCTGCCCAGGAAAACTCCAATCCTGGCCACAACGGGAGTTTTCCTCGCGTCAATTATCATAATTGTCGCGACAATGACTCTCATTGTGCCCACAACGACGATCGATATCGGCACAATGATCATCATTGTCGGCACATCGGCGATCATTCTGCCGACATCGACCGCCTTTGTCCCCGCATCAGCGGCGATTCTCGCCACATTGGTCGCCGTTCACGCCCCATCGACCACCGCCCCGCCCGCGATCCGGCTCAACCCGGGCCCGCGTCTCGCCGATGAGAAAAGGCTCGCCCCCGCTCACGCCCGAAGAGCGTCCGGCCTTCGGCGGCGTCTCGTGCTGGCGAGGGTTCCGGCAAGAATGAATGAAACCGAAACGCCGGGGGCGGGGATGGTGACGACGAAGCCGGCAGAGCCCGACTCCATCCAACCCGCGAAGTGCCGGCCGTCGCCGGAGACCATGAGATCGCGGATGCGCGCCGTCGCCGGGAAGTCGAGGCCGAAGGAGCGGAAGTAGTCGTTGGCGAGCATCGCGCCAGACTGCTCCGTCCAGATCCAGGAGCCGCTCGAACCGAAGGGACCAATGAGCACATCCCCGGTGAACGAGGCGTCTATAGGCCAAAGCGCTAATCCTCCAAGTGGCCCACTGAACGTGAGTTGCTCTGTGATTCCATTTGAAATCATGTACGGCGTGACGACCGAGTTCTCCGCGTAGTACCAGCCGTAGATCCGTGACCCATCGCCACTGACTGCCGTAGCTCGACCAGTGCCCATGGGTTGTCCTTGAAGATCAAGAAATGGCGCAAGCGTGCTTTGCTGGGTGTCCCAGGCGAAGGGGGAGTCGGGCGTGAAAATGTCCGGCGCCATCTGTCCGACGATGTACCGCCCGTCATCGCTCATGCCGTTCACAAACGAGTAGGTGGTCCCCAGGAGCGGCGAGGGCGGGAGTTGCGCGACATCGTCGTGCACACTCCAGCGGTAGACCGCGTTGCCCTGGACTGTGGACCCGTTCTGAAATGGGTAGTACGTCATCGCCGCCGAGGTGCCGTCGTGGCTGAGGTGCTCGATGACGCTGTTACGCCGCTCGCCCTGGATGATGACGCTGGGAAGCAGACGAAGATCGCCGTTGGAGTACTCCAAAGCTGGACCAGGAGAAGGAAGCGGAGCACCGCCGCGCCAGTTGCCGCCGACAACCTGACCGTCGCCCGAGATGCGGGCTTGGTTACTTCCGAAGATGGTGAGGAGCGTCGGTTGTGTCGCGCCAGAAGCAGGATCGTACCGCTCGATGTGCCGGAGGACGCTGGGCTGATTCCCAATGGAACCGCTCCCGCCCACGACAATGCCAGAGTCCGACATGTCGGTCGGGAAGAAGTACGTCTCGCCGGTGAGCGGCGGGATGTACTGCCATGAGGGCGTCTGGGCGAGGGCGGACATGGAGGGGCTGGTGAGGGCCACAAGGCCCGTGAGGAGGCCAAGACCCCCAACCGTCGCCCGAACCCTGGAGGATGCCGATGCCCGGTTCGCCGACGGGCCCGTCCGATTTCGATGGTCGCTTCGCATCTGGCTGCCTCCGATCGCCCCGACATGGGGAATGTGCGCCATGGTTTCGAGAATGCCAACCAAAGTGGCCAGGTTTATTCGATTTCTATCGATCATGTGGGGCGGCTGGACGTGGTCGAGGGCTGGGCCGGGGGGCAGGGCGTGACCCGACCCCGCTTCCTCACGCTCCCGGCGTCTGCTGCTCAACGTTCCACTTCATCGTGCCCCCACTGCAATCGATGTGCACCGCGAAGAAGCCGGGCTTGCCATCCTTCGTCTTCGGCTCGGCGGCCTTCATCAGCGGCCAGATGATCTTGCGGTCGCTCTCGGGCACCGGCAGGTGCTCCAAATCCGAAGGCTCGTGCCACGCCAGCGTTCCCTCGCGCATCTCTTGGGGCTCGACCCACACGGGCCCGAGCACGCGGTAGACGAACATCAGCCAGTGGCCACGCCCCTCGAACTCGCGCTCGGCGACCAGGCCGATCAGGTGCAGACGCTCGAGGGGGACGTCGATCCCGGCCTCTTCCAATATCTCGCGGCGGGCGCACTGGGCGGGCGACTCGCCGTGGGCCACATCGAGTTTCCCGCCGATCGGCGAGCACAGCCCCTGGTTCGGCGTCCGGCTGCGCTTGAGCAGCAAGACCCGCCCCCGTTCATCGCGGAGATCGCACAGGCACGCGATGCGATACGGCATGTCGGGGCGGGCGCCCGTCACGAGAGAGTCTGGCATGGAGGAGGGTAGGGGGAGGGCATCAGGGATCGGGCATCAGGGATCGGGCATCAGTCATTCGGCGTTTGGCATTCGGTGGAACGTCCACCGTTTCCTTTCCCCCACGAAGGCCGAATCACGAATCACGAATGCCGATTCCCGGACGTCGCATGAGCCCTCGCCCAAAACCGTTCGCCCGGTCGATACTCTGTTCCCATGTCCACGCCCGCCCCCCGTCCCCCCCGTCCCGCCCGTCCCGCCCACCCCGCCTCCACCATCGAGACGAAACCCACGGCCACCCCTCGCCCCCACACGCGAGGAAGCGACCGCCACTTCGAGCCACGCGGCAGAAACGCCTATCTCCTCGGCATCGGCGGCTGCGGGATGTCGGGACTCGCCCGCATGCTCAAGGCCTGCGGGGCGATCGTCCAAGGCTCCGACTCCACGCCCAGCGAGACGACCGACGCCCTCCTCGCCGTCGGCTTCGCCGTGACCTTCGATCAATCCCGCCAGTGGCTCCCGGGCGACTCGGATCTCGTCATCCACTCCGCCGCCATCAAGCCCGACCATCCGCAACTCCTCGAGGCCCTGCGTCTGGGCCTCGAGACCATGACCTATGCCGAGGCCCTCGGGCGCTGCATGGCCGCCCAGACCGCGATCTGCGTCGCAGGGACGCACGGCAAGTCCACGACCACCGCGATGCTCGGGATCGCCCTCACCGACGCCGGCCTGGACCCCACCGTCATCGTCGGCGCGACCTCGTGCCAACTCGCCCGCGGCGCCCTCGCGGAACCACGCGAGGGTCACGACGGGAATGAGATGGGCACGCCCACCGGCTTCCGACTCGGCGCTACCGCGATTCCCCGCGGCCTCCTCGCCCGCAAGCCGGGCCTTCTCCTCGCCGAGTCGTGCGAGTTCAACCGCTCCTTCCACAACCACCGCCCCACGCTCGCCTCCATCAGTTCCGTCGAGGCCGACCATCTCGATATCTATGGCACACTCGACGCCGTCGTCGAGGCCTTCCACCAGTTCGCCCGCCTCATCCCTGCCGCCGAAGAGGGCGGACGACTCCTGATCGCCCACGAGGGCGCCCACCGCCGCGAGGTGACGGCCGGGCTCTCGTGCCAGGTCTCGACGATCGGCTTCTCGCCCGCCGCAGACTATGTCGTCCGCGTCGACACCGATCGCCGCACCGCGACGATAACCCACGATCATCGCGAACTCGCAACGTGGACGCTCGCGCTCCCCGGCGTGCACAACGCCATGAACGCCGCCACCGCTCTGGTCCTGGCGACCTGGGCCGGGGCCGAGCCGGGCGTCGTTGCGAGATCCCTCTCACGCTTCAAGGGCATCGACCGGCGCACGCAGTTCCTCGGCGAGCGCCCGCTCCACGCCGGGGGGGAGAGGGGGCAGGGCGTTGTCCGCGTCTATGACGACTATGGGCACCACCCCACCGAGATCGACTGCACGCTCCGCGCCCTCCGCGAGTTCGAACACCCCGAGCAGCGTGGCGGCAGGCTCATCTGTGTCTTCCAGCCCCATCAGCACAGCCGGACGAGGCACCTCCTCGACGAGTTCGCCCAGTCGTTCTCGCAGGCCGACATCGTGATCGTGCCGCAGATCTACTTTGTCCGCGACTCCGAGGAGGAGAAGGCGAGGATCACCTCGAACGATCTCGTCGATCGCCTCCGCGCCCGTGGCGTGAGAGCCATGCACCTCCATCCCTTCGAGGCGATCCTTGAGCAACTCGACAATCTCTGCCGAGATGGCGACCTCCTCGTCGTCATGGGCGCGGGCCCGGTCTACAAGATCGCCCACGCCTACATGAAGGCCGGGAAGCCCACCAGTGCCCGCGTTGCGACAACACCCACGGCCTAGAACACACCGCGCACCCAGCCATTGCCCATTGCCTATTCCCCATTGCTTTCCACCCCATGCTTTCCTCCGCCCCCGACATCACCCGCGATCACGCGATCGAGACCTGGTTCGGGATCGGGGGCCGGGCCGATCGCTTCGCATCGCCTCAGTCTGTCGATCAACTCCGCGCCTGCATCGAGGTCGATCCCAACCTCCGCGTCCTTGGCGAGGGCGCGAATCTCCTCGTCGATGACGCCGGCGTCTCCGATCTCGTCGTCTCGCTGAACGCCGGCGAGTTCAAGGCCACCGAGTTCGACGAGCGTGAACGCACGCTGCGCGTCGGCGCGGGGGTGGATCTCCGCACGCTGATTCCCAAGGTCGTCAAACTCGGCTGGGCCGGGCTCGAAGGCCTCGGCGGCATCCCCGCGAGCATCGGCGGCGCCATCGTCATGAACGCCGGCGGCACGTACGGGCAGATCTCCGACCGCCTCACCCGCGTCCACGCCCTCGATCGCGAGGCGCGCACCATCACTCTCGAACGAGGCGAGATCGACTTCTCGTATCGCCACAGCGGGCTCAACCACCTCCTCATCACCAGCGCCGAGTTCCGCTTCGGCGAGGGCGATGCGATCGAACTCCGCGAGACGCACCGGCGCATCATGGAGGCCAAGGGCGCCTCGCAACCCCTCGCCGCCCACTCCGCCGGCTGCTGCTTCAAGAACCCCATCACGCCCCACGACCTCGCGCCGCTCCCACCCGCACTACCCGATGGTGCAAAGA encodes:
- the murB gene encoding UDP-N-acetylmuramate dehydrogenase, coding for MLSSAPDITRDHAIETWFGIGGRADRFASPQSVDQLRACIEVDPNLRVLGEGANLLVDDAGVSDLVVSLNAGEFKATEFDERERTLRVGAGVDLRTLIPKVVKLGWAGLEGLGGIPASIGGAIVMNAGGTYGQISDRLTRVHALDREARTITLERGEIDFSYRHSGLNHLLITSAEFRFGEGDAIELRETHRRIMEAKGASQPLAAHSAGCCFKNPITPHDLAPLPPALPDGAKRGSRVPAGLLIDHAGCKGLSRGLCEVSHQHANFIVTPKPDSRKKAAARDVARLMLEVRAKVHDRFGITLEPEVVIWTRHDVGLDAIANDL
- a CDS encoding UDP-N-acetylmuramate--L-alanine ligase, with protein sequence MSTPAPRPPRPARPAHPASTIETKPTATPRPHTRGSDRHFEPRGRNAYLLGIGGCGMSGLARMLKACGAIVQGSDSTPSETTDALLAVGFAVTFDQSRQWLPGDSDLVIHSAAIKPDHPQLLEALRLGLETMTYAEALGRCMAAQTAICVAGTHGKSTTTAMLGIALTDAGLDPTVIVGATSCQLARGALAEPREGHDGNEMGTPTGFRLGATAIPRGLLARKPGLLLAESCEFNRSFHNHRPTLASISSVEADHLDIYGTLDAVVEAFHQFARLIPAAEEGGRLLIAHEGAHRREVTAGLSCQVSTIGFSPAADYVVRVDTDRRTATITHDHRELATWTLALPGVHNAMNAATALVLATWAGAEPGVVARSLSRFKGIDRRTQFLGERPLHAGGERGQGVVRVYDDYGHHPTEIDCTLRALREFEHPEQRGGRLICVFQPHQHSRTRHLLDEFAQSFSQADIVIVPQIYFVRDSEEEKARITSNDLVDRLRARGVRAMHLHPFEAILEQLDNLCRDGDLLVVMGAGPVYKIAHAYMKAGKPTSARVATTPTA
- a CDS encoding NUDIX domain-containing protein; translation: MPDSLVTGARPDMPYRIACLCDLRDERGRVLLLKRSRTPNQGLCSPIGGKLDVAHGESPAQCARREILEEAGIDVPLERLHLIGLVAEREFEGRGHWLMFVYRVLGPVWVEPQEMREGTLAWHEPSDLEHLPVPESDRKIIWPLMKAAEPKTKDGKPGFFAVHIDCSGGTMKWNVEQQTPGA